The following nucleotide sequence is from Cellvibrio sp. PSBB006.
GAATCGAACAGCATGGAATAAGCGGTGGGATCAATACCGATACCGCTGTCCTGCACCGCAAAATAAAGTAAGGGTTGCTCCGGTGTACTTTCCGGCGCGAGTTTGACATCAAGCGAAATAAATCCTTCGCTGGTAAATTTAAACGCGTTGCCGAGTAAATTGATGATGACCTGACGCAGGCGAGTCGGATCGCCTTTTAATAACAAGGGCGTGCCGGGATCGACACCCCCGAGTAACTCAATGCGCCGCTTATTGGCCGTTGCACCAAACAGTTGAATGCAATCTTCAATCAAATCCTCCAGATCAAAGATGGCCACCTCTAATTGCATCTTGCCCGCTTCAATTTTGGAGTAATCGAGGATGTCGTTGATGATCTCCAATAACGTTTCACCGGAGCGGTGAATCACGTCGACATAATGTTTTTGCGCGTCGTTCAAGGGTGTATCGCGCAGCATTTCGAGCATCCCGATCACGCCATTCATCGGGGTGCGGATTTCGTGACTCATGGTGGCGAGGAATTGGCTCTTCGCGCGGCTCGCATCTTCGGCGGCATTTTTCAGGCGACGGGTTTCGAGTTTTTCTGCTTTCTCTGAGAGCAAGGCCAATTCAATGGCGTGGCGCTGCTCAATATCTTCCAACAAGGTTTCGCGCATGTGGTTGATGGCGTTAACGACATTGTCCAACTCGTCTTCATGCTGATCTACCTTCATGCGCTTGAGACGCAAGGGTGTGGTGAGATTGTCGAGGTTCAATTGCCGCGCATATTGCGCAATGGTGTCCATGTGGCGCGTCAGTAATGTGTGTACCAGCCACAGAATAAACAGGGAAACCAGCAGGGTTTTGGCGCCTTGCACCCCGGCAATAAACAGTGCCCGCTCCCACAGTTTGTCGTAGATGCTCGACAGGCTGGCGGTAATGATCAGCGTGCCCAGTTGTTGCTGGGGTGTGCTGGCATCTTCGTAAGTGAGAGGATAGCTTTTGACGAGAAATTGATTGGGTTTGTTGTCGATGTCTTCCTGGCTGTAGCGCTGGGTGCTGGCCACCAAGGTCTGTTCCGTATTATTCCAGTCGTGCCAGATGACACTCACCTGCACCACATCCTGCACATCCAGCACGCTGTTGATCTGGATGTTTAATTGTTCCTGGTCAAAACCCCACAAGCTTTTGGTGATGCTGGCGAGGGTGCTGATGCGCACCTGGTCGAGGCGTTTTTCCAATGAGGAGATGTCGTCGTGAAAGCTGCTGTACAGCTGCAACAAAATCGTAATCAACGTGATCAGCGAGCTGCTGAGAATGATCAGCCCTAGCAGGCGGGTCGCGATAGGATTCTCGCGGGCGTAGCGACTTATGGTTGGCAGCATCGACGTGTGATGTTTTATCCAGCATTCCGGGGAAATATCTTGTGCAGGCCGTCGCACATTGATTCAAGTGTAGCAGTTGTCTCTGCAAATGCTGGCAGAGTATCAGTGTGCATCGGCGGCGGCATCCGGTAAACCGAGTAACGCGCTGTAGCCCTGTTGGTAACCGGGATAGAGCAACCGATAACCGCTGTTCAACAGGCGCTGGTTGGCGCAGCGTTTATTGCCCCGTTCGCTGTCGATCCGGTCCGGGGCAAAGACGGCGCGATCTACCTTTAACTGCATCGCCAGCCAGTTGACGACTTCCGCCATAGGGGCCGGTGTGCTGTCGGTCGCGAGATACAGGGATTCCCACTCATCACCTCGGCAGGCCTTGTCGATCAGGTGTGCCAACACGCCGGCACAATCATAGGCGTGAATGCGATTGGTGAAGGCGGCGGATAATACCGCCCGACCTTGACGGACTTGTTCAATCAGGCGGGTTCGGCCGGGGCCATAGATGCCGCTGAAGCGCACAATGCAGTGGGGAAATCCGCCCTCGCGAATGATTGCCTCCGCTTCCAACAGGCGCTGACCGTTGAAACTCTCAGGTTCGGTGGGCGAGGTTTCGTCCACCCAGCTGCCATCCTGTTGGCCGTAAACACCGGTGCTGGAGACGAGCAATAGCAATGTGGGTGATTGCTGTTGCGCTTTAAGCGCGCTTACCAACTGCATGCAGGTATCCACATAAGCGCGACGATAACCGGCGTCGCTGCGTTCATCGGGTGTCATGGTGATGACGATGATATCGGCTGGCTCAGCCAACAATTGATGCAGCGCCTCCGGCTTGCTGAGGTCACTCTGCCGATAGGTCAGTGATGGCGTATCGGCAGGCGGTGAACGCCGCACGCCGACAACGCGGTATCGATCTTCCGGCAATCTTTCAGCGAGCCGTTGGCCCAGGTCACCACAACCGAGGATCAACACCGACGCTGGTAATAGTTTTTCGCTATTCACCTTTGCTTAACTCCGTATAACAGGGCACACTTGCCCACTATAACAGGCCCGCGGGCGCATTCGTCCCGCACCATCAGAAGGCATTGCATCATGACACTCACCGAGTTGCGCTACATCGTTACGCTGGCGCAGGAACAACATTTCGGGCGAGCAGCCGATCGCTGTTTTGTCAGCCAGCCCACCCTGAGTATTGCGGTTAAAAAACTTGAAGATGAGCTGGGTGTAGCCCTGTTTGAGCGCACCAAGTCCCGCGTGCAGGCGACGCCCCTGGGAGAGCAGATTGTGGCCCAGGCCAATCTCGTGCTGGAGCAGACCGCAGCCATCAAGGATATTGCGGATGCCGGTAAAGACCAACTCAGCAGTCCCCTGGCGGTGGGTGCGATCTTTACTATCGGGCCATACCTGTTGCCGTTGTTTATCCCCCATTTACAGAAGCTGGCCAGCAAAATGCCCCTATATGTGGAGGAAGGCTATACGGCTACGCTACGCAAGAAACTGCGCAATGGCGAGTTGGATGTCATCATCGTGGCCTTGCCGTTTACTGAGCCGGATGTGGTAACCCAGGCGTTGTTCGATGAACCTTTCGTTGTGCTTATGCCGCACGACCATCCCCTGGCGGCCAAGACCGCTATCAATCCCCGCGATCTGGATGACCAGAATATGCTGTTGTTGGGCGAAGGCCATTGCTTTCGCGATCAGGTACTGGCGACTTGCCCCAATCTGCAACCCTCGTTGGAAGACAACTCGGGACGTATCCGTACCGCCGCGGAGGGCAGCTCATTGGAAACCCTGCGCCATATGGTGGCCTCCGGCCTGGGGATTACCATCCTGCCCGCCTCAGCAGCATCTACTTCGCTTTATACGCCCCATGTACTGGTAACCCGGCCGTTTACCGAGCCCGCACCCAGTCGTACCGTCGCCCTTGCCTGGCGCGCCAGCTTCCCCCGTCACAAAGCCATCGATGCCTTGCGCAAAGCCATCAGCGACTCCCGTCAGGAGCATGATGGTCAGCAGTAATGAAGCCATGGCAGCCCCGCCGGATCTGGATCGCCTGGCGGTTACCTCGCTCAAAGGTGTCGGGGCGACGCTGGCGGCAAAATTGGCGAAGATTGGCATCTTTTCCCTGCAAGATCTGTTATTTCACCTGCCTTTGCGTTACATGGACCGCACCCGGGTTACGCCCATTGGGGCCTTGCAACCCAACCTGAATGCCGTGATTGAAGGCGAAGTGCGTGCCTGTGATGTGGTCATGGGTCGGCGGCGCAGCCTGGTGTGTCGCGTACAGGATGGTACCGGCACTGTCTCCCTGCGCTTCTATCATTTCTCCAATGCGCAGAAGCAACGTCTGATTGCCGGGACGCGTCTGCGAATCTTTGGTGAAACCCGACGCGGTGCAGCTGGCCTTGAAATCTATCATCCGGAATATGACCTGCTTGACGACGCCAAGCCCTTGCCTCTGCAACAGCACCTGACGCCGGTTTACCCGGCCACTGAAGGACTGACCCAGCCGCGCCTGCGTAGCCTCGCGGTTCAGGCGTTAACCTGGCTGAATACCCACGCGTTGAAAGAACTCTTACCCGATACGCTGCGGCGCCAATTGGGGCAGATTCCCCTGGCAGATGCGCTGCGTTTCCTGCATCAGCCGCCACAGGATGTGGATATTCGGCAATTGCAGGAAGGCGAGCATCCCTACCAGCAGCGGCTGGCGTTTGAAGAGTTGCTGGCCCATCACCTGAGCTTATTGCTCTTGCGGCGCCAGGCCCAGGCCGATGGTGCCCAGGCGCTGCACCCGAGCCTTGAAATGCAAGACGTATTTCGAAGTAACCTGGGCTTCCAGCTTACCGCCGCCCAGGAACGGGTTGTCGAGGAAATTGCAGCGGACATGGCCAAGCCCCTGCCTATGTTGCGGCTGGTACAGGGGGATGTGGGGTCGGGCAAAACTGTCGTCGCCGCGCTGGCGGCGCTGATTGCGGTGGCCAGTGGCAAGCAGGCTGCCATCATGGCACCCACGGAAATCCTCGCAGAACAGCACCGCCTGAACTTTGGTCGCTGGCTGGCGCCGTTGGGCATTCAGCTGGGCTGGTTGACCGGGCGGCTCAAAGCCAGCGAACGGCGCGAGCAACTTGAGGCTATTCGTGAAGGAAAGGCGCGGGTTATTGTCGGCACCCACGCCCTGTTTCAGGAGGGGGTGGATTTCGCGCATCTCGGTCTGATTATCATCGACGAACAGCATCGATTCGGCGTGCATCAGCGGCTATCTT
It contains:
- a CDS encoding response regulator; its protein translation is MLPTISRYARENPIATRLLGLIILSSSLITLITILLQLYSSFHDDISSLEKRLDQVRISTLASITKSLWGFDQEQLNIQINSVLDVQDVVQVSVIWHDWNNTEQTLVASTQRYSQEDIDNKPNQFLVKSYPLTYEDASTPQQQLGTLIITASLSSIYDKLWERALFIAGVQGAKTLLVSLFILWLVHTLLTRHMDTIAQYARQLNLDNLTTPLRLKRMKVDQHEDELDNVVNAINHMRETLLEDIEQRHAIELALLSEKAEKLETRRLKNAAEDASRAKSQFLATMSHEIRTPMNGVIGMLEMLRDTPLNDAQKHYVDVIHRSGETLLEIINDILDYSKIEAGKMQLEVAIFDLEDLIEDCIQLFGATANKRRIELLGGVDPGTPLLLKGDPTRLRQVIINLLGNAFKFTSEGFISLDVKLAPESTPEQPLLYFAVQDSGIGIDPTAYSMLFDSFNQADTSTTRKYGGTGLGLAICKSLAELMGGHIGVDSIKGQGSTFWFTARFLPADIKSLAPHHDPAIDNLLHNRKLLLVDGSTKQRQFLTKHGDSWGVILQEARSSENALSILQEAAWRHEAFDFVIIDYHPGETSFAMVALMRQDPVLKDTPIVLLSNVDVPQYHDQQLKIRNVLRKPVCARTIKLELAAILGVAIAPVSPQKQAAQNYQLFSHLRVLVAEDNAVNRMVIKGLLGKLHIEPELVENGVAAFNAVRETATPYDLILMDCEMPEMDGFEATRSIREYERSHNMPATPIVALTAHALQEHREAVFASGMNHYLSKPITLDSLYTTFEKTGLMKTPEKNLR
- a CDS encoding hydrogen peroxide-inducible genes activator; the encoded protein is MTLTELRYIVTLAQEQHFGRAADRCFVSQPTLSIAVKKLEDELGVALFERTKSRVQATPLGEQIVAQANLVLEQTAAIKDIADAGKDQLSSPLAVGAIFTIGPYLLPLFIPHLQKLASKMPLYVEEGYTATLRKKLRNGELDVIIVALPFTEPDVVTQALFDEPFVVLMPHDHPLAAKTAINPRDLDDQNMLLLGEGHCFRDQVLATCPNLQPSLEDNSGRIRTAAEGSSLETLRHMVASGLGITILPASAASTSLYTPHVLVTRPFTEPAPSRTVALAWRASFPRHKAIDALRKAISDSRQEHDGQQ
- the recG gene encoding ATP-dependent DNA helicase RecG yields the protein MVSSNEAMAAPPDLDRLAVTSLKGVGATLAAKLAKIGIFSLQDLLFHLPLRYMDRTRVTPIGALQPNLNAVIEGEVRACDVVMGRRRSLVCRVQDGTGTVSLRFYHFSNAQKQRLIAGTRLRIFGETRRGAAGLEIYHPEYDLLDDAKPLPLQQHLTPVYPATEGLTQPRLRSLAVQALTWLNTHALKELLPDTLRRQLGQIPLADALRFLHQPPQDVDIRQLQEGEHPYQQRLAFEELLAHHLSLLLLRRQAQADGAQALHPSLEMQDVFRSNLGFQLTAAQERVVEEIAADMAKPLPMLRLVQGDVGSGKTVVAALAALIAVASGKQAAIMAPTEILAEQHRLNFGRWLAPLGIQLGWLTGRLKASERREQLEAIREGKARVIVGTHALFQEGVDFAHLGLIIIDEQHRFGVHQRLSLREKGTTGRFRPHQLIMTATPIPRTLAMSAYADLDCSVIDELPPGRTPVSTVVISDQRREDVIERVRLACEQGRQAYWVCTLIEESETLAAQAAQVTAESLAESLPHLRIALIHGRLKPAEKEQVMTAFKAGEVDLLVATTVIEVGVDVPNASLMIIENPERLGLAQLHQLRGRVGRGATASHCVLLYGSPLSHHSRERLRVMRETNDGFVIAEEDLHLRGAGEVLGTRQTGEMQFKIADLQRDAHLLPAVKEAARVMMEEYPELCHEIVQRWLGNNHEYLHV
- a CDS encoding SDR family oxidoreductase; translation: MNSEKLLPASVLILGCGDLGQRLAERLPEDRYRVVGVRRSPPADTPSLTYRQSDLSKPEALHQLLAEPADIIVITMTPDERSDAGYRRAYVDTCMQLVSALKAQQQSPTLLLLVSSTGVYGQQDGSWVDETSPTEPESFNGQRLLEAEAIIREGGFPHCIVRFSGIYGPGRTRLIEQVRQGRAVLSAAFTNRIHAYDCAGVLAHLIDKACRGDEWESLYLATDSTPAPMAEVVNWLAMQLKVDRAVFAPDRIDSERGNKRCANQRLLNSGYRLLYPGYQQGYSALLGLPDAAADAH